Proteins co-encoded in one Brassica oleracea var. oleracea cultivar TO1000 chromosome C4, BOL, whole genome shotgun sequence genomic window:
- the LOC106338655 gene encoding naringenin,2-oxoglutarate 3-dioxygenase-like → MTRLARDFFALTTEEKLRFHMSGGEGGFSISSHLQGEAMKDWRDVVLYPTYPGWSKVTEYSERLMGLAYKVLEVLSEAMGLEKDALKNACVDMEQKIFVTYFPKRPKPDLALGMRHTDNGILQDQVSCLQVTRDNGKTWVRVPFVPGALVINLGDIGHYLSNGRFMTTDHHKLFINTFLFPAPHATVYPPISYEAITMRKLKDL, encoded by the exons ATGACTCGCCTCGCTCGAGACTTCTTTGCCTTAACTACTGAAGAGAAGCTCCGGTTCCACATGTCCGGTGGTGAGGGTGGCTTCAGTATCTCTAGTCACCTCCAG GGAGAGGCTATGAAGGACTGGAGGGATGTAGTGCTGTATCCCACGTATCCT GGATGGTCGAAAGTGACGGAGTATAGCGAGAGGCTGATGGGTTTGGCTTATAAAGTCCTTGAGGTTTTGTCTGAAGCTATGGGACTTGAGAAAGATGCACTGAAAAATGCATGCGTTGATATGGAGCAGAAAATCTTTGTTACTTATTTCCCAAAACGCCCTAAACCTGACCTAGCACTCGGAATGCGTCACACTGACAACGGAATACTCCAAGACCAAGTCAGTTGTTTACAAGTTACAAGGGACAACGGCAAGACATGGGTTAGAGTTCCGTTTGTTCCAGGAGCGCTTGTCATCAATCTCGGTGACATTGGTCAC TATCTGAGCAACGGGAGGTTCATGACTACCGACCATCACAAACTTTTCATAAACACATTCCTCTTTCCGGCTCCTCATGCCACCGTGTATCCACCAATCAGTTACGAAGCGATAACTATGAGAAAGCTGAAAGATCTCTAG